CGGCAAATCGACCGTTTATATGCTGAAGGTGGCACGGCGATCGATGAAGGGCTGAAATTGGGAATTGAAGAACTAGGGAAAGGCAAGAAAGAAGCCATTTCCCAGGCGTTTTTACTTACGGATGGAGAAAACGAACACGGTGACAACGATCGCTGTCTGAAATTGGCACAACTGGCAGCTAGCTACAACTTAACCCTCAACACTTTAGGCTTTGGCGATTATTGGAACCAAGATATTTTAGAAAAAATTGCCGATGCGGGCGGTGGCGGTTTATCTTACATCCAACACCCAGAGCAAATTCTAGAGGAGTTCGGGCGGTTATTCGATCGCATTCAAGCCGTGGAATTGACAAATGCTTACCTGCTATTATCGTTTATTCCTAAAGTACGACTCGCCGAACTCAAGCCGATTGCCCAAGTTGCGCCAGATGCAATTGAATTACCCATACAACAAGATACCTACGGACGTTACACCGTGCGCTTGGGAGACTTGATGAAGGACTCCGAACGGGTGGTGTTAGCAAATATGTATATCAGTCAGTTACCGGAAGGCAAACACACGATTGCTAGCGTCCAAATCTGCTATGACGATCCGGCGGTTGACCAAACTAATTTGCTCTCTGACAATATTCCGGTAGAAATTAACGTGGTACGGGATTATAAACCTGTAAATAATCCGCAAGTACAGCAATATGTTTTGGCATTGGCTAAATATCGTCAAACACAGCTAGCCGAATTGAAATTACAACA
This window of the Chroococcidiopsis thermalis PCC 7203 genome carries:
- a CDS encoding vWA domain-containing protein, which codes for MKVSLQPTLNDVNLDAHQATSQRQLAVSISAIANNSQRQVPLNLCLILDQSGSMKGQPIETVKQAAQTLVDRLQPEDRLSIVVFDHRAKVIVPNQTVNNPDYIKRQIDRLYAEGGTAIDEGLKLGIEELGKGKKEAISQAFLLTDGENEHGDNDRCLKLAQLAASYNLTLNTLGFGDYWNQDILEKIADAGGGGLSYIQHPEQILEEFGRLFDRIQAVELTNAYLLLSFIPKVRLAELKPIAQVAPDAIELPIQQDTYGRYTVRLGDLMKDSERVVLANMYISQLPEGKHTIASVQICYDDPAVDQTNLLSDNIPVEINVVRDYKPVNNPQVQQYVLALAKYRQTQLAELKLQQGDRAGAATMLQTAAKTALQMGDRSAATVLQDNATRLQSGEELSESDRKKTRIVSKTVLQDQEG